The Leadbettera azotonutricia ZAS-9 genome has a window encoding:
- the tyrS gene encoding tyrosine--tRNA ligase, with the protein MNPALENLKVRGFFQQCSDVEGLSRLMDEGPVTFYEGTDPTGPSLHIGHMVPFFACRHLLAAGHKFIALIGGGTARIGDPSGKTEMRKILSYETLDANAALIRAQLERFLGADEKKVQFANNKDWLATLNYIDFLREIGSHFSVNRMLSFEAYKLRMETGLSFIEFNYQLLQSYDFLQLHKRYGCRLQIGGDDQWGNIVAGADLIRRIEGAEVYGMTFPLVTTSDGKKMGKTEKGAIFLNPKITSPYEFFQYWRNIQDADIRRFLLMFTFLPVGECESLCAQGKNPNEAKERLAWEVTALIHGKDEADKALAGARASFGGSGGDKSAMPKAEFPRSKFEAGYNIVDIFTDAGLAPTKSEARRLVQQGGAFVSKAGSDLEAIADVGASITALYLDGDGELILRAGKKRYCRVMAK; encoded by the coding sequence ATGAATCCGGCTCTGGAGAATTTAAAGGTTCGCGGCTTTTTTCAGCAGTGCAGCGATGTGGAGGGGCTTTCGCGTTTAATGGATGAAGGGCCGGTGACTTTTTATGAAGGCACTGATCCTACTGGTCCAAGCTTGCACATTGGGCACATGGTTCCCTTCTTTGCCTGCCGCCATCTTTTGGCAGCGGGGCATAAATTCATCGCCCTCATCGGCGGGGGGACTGCCCGCATCGGCGACCCTTCGGGGAAGACCGAGATGCGGAAAATTTTGAGCTACGAAACCCTTGATGCCAATGCTGCTTTAATCAGGGCTCAGCTTGAGCGCTTTCTGGGTGCTGACGAAAAGAAGGTGCAGTTTGCCAACAACAAGGACTGGCTCGCGACCCTCAACTATATCGACTTTTTACGGGAAATCGGGAGCCATTTCTCGGTAAACCGCATGCTCAGTTTCGAAGCCTACAAGCTTCGTATGGAGACGGGCCTTTCATTTATCGAATTCAATTACCAGCTTCTCCAGAGCTATGACTTCCTCCAGCTTCACAAACGCTACGGCTGCCGTCTCCAGATCGGCGGGGATGACCAGTGGGGCAACATTGTCGCTGGCGCCGACCTCATACGCCGTATCGAAGGGGCAGAGGTGTACGGCATGACCTTCCCCCTGGTTACCACTTCCGACGGTAAGAAGATGGGCAAGACCGAAAAGGGCGCTATTTTCCTTAACCCCAAAATCACTTCCCCCTACGAATTTTTCCAATACTGGCGGAATATCCAGGACGCAGACATACGCCGTTTCCTCCTCATGTTCACATTCCTCCCTGTCGGGGAATGCGAATCGCTCTGCGCCCAGGGCAAGAACCCCAACGAAGCCAAGGAACGCCTTGCCTGGGAAGTGACCGCCCTGATCCACGGCAAAGACGAAGCCGACAAAGCCCTTGCCGGCGCCCGTGCCAGCTTCGGAGGTTCCGGCGGCGACAAATCCGCCATGCCAAAAGCCGAGTTCCCCAGGTCCAAATTCGAAGCTGGCTATAACATAGTGGACATCTTCACCGATGCTGGCCTTGCCCCCACCAAGAGCGAAGCCCGCCGTCTTGTCCAGCAGGGGGGCGCCTTCGTATCCAAAGCCGGCTCTGACCTTGAGGCTATTGCCGATGTGGGCGCTTCCATTACAGCTTTGTACCTTGACGGGGACGGCGAGCTGATACTTAGGGCAGGCAAAAAACGGTATTGCCGGGTTATGGCAAAATAA
- a CDS encoding DHH family phosphoesterase yields MQEEIFEFLKRHSSLVLTTHEGPDADGLGAEIVFSQICREMGKKIRIINSGPTPERFVFIDPNEEIEVWDKLKEDIPKKSALVILDTSDEYNIGKLKEFIPEAAEVFFIDHHEPNSFSALKGYTDRTASSACELVVEIAAAAGVKLNLVSASAAYAGIVYDSGSFAYSKTTIRTFRASLVLVEAGVNPYHIYHELNESASTASLLLQRQVLSTLRILNRGRVAVQIMRKEDLDNSGASFEDAEPFINVPLKSRDIMVSVLVKQNQEGQGRCSLRSKGEVNVSKIAQSFGGGGHVSAAGFKSKDSIEDTLAKVLAKIDSVLETLDTQ; encoded by the coding sequence ATGCAGGAAGAGATTTTTGAGTTCCTGAAACGCCATTCATCCCTGGTTTTAACCACCCATGAAGGGCCGGACGCTGATGGCTTGGGGGCGGAAATTGTTTTTTCCCAGATTTGCCGGGAAATGGGCAAAAAGATCCGTATTATTAATTCGGGTCCTACCCCTGAACGCTTCGTTTTTATCGATCCCAACGAAGAAATCGAAGTTTGGGACAAATTAAAAGAAGATATTCCAAAAAAATCCGCACTGGTGATTCTGGACACTTCGGATGAATACAATATAGGGAAGCTTAAGGAATTCATCCCCGAGGCGGCCGAAGTCTTTTTCATCGATCACCATGAGCCCAATTCCTTCAGCGCTCTCAAGGGCTATACGGACAGGACCGCATCCTCCGCCTGCGAACTCGTCGTGGAGATAGCCGCAGCAGCCGGGGTTAAGCTTAACCTTGTCTCTGCATCGGCAGCCTATGCGGGTATTGTCTATGATTCCGGCTCCTTCGCCTATTCAAAGACCACTATCAGGACCTTCAGGGCTTCCCTTGTCCTGGTGGAAGCCGGGGTCAATCCCTACCATATCTATCACGAACTTAACGAGAGCGCATCCACTGCTTCTCTGCTTTTGCAGAGGCAGGTGCTTTCCACTTTGCGGATTTTGAACAGGGGCCGGGTAGCGGTACAGATTATGCGGAAAGAGGATCTTGATAATTCGGGCGCCTCCTTCGAAGACGCGGAACCCTTTATCAATGTGCCTCTTAAAAGCAGGGATATCATGGTATCGGTTTTGGTGAAACAGAACCAGGAAGGCCAGGGCCGCTGTTCCCTCCGCTCCAAAGGGGAAGTGAACGTATCGAAGATAGCCCAATCCTTTGGCGGCGGCGGCCATGTTTCCGCTGCGGGGTTCAAGAGCAAGGACAGCATAGAAGACACCCTTGCCAAAGTACTGGCAAAAATTGATAGTGTTTTGGAAACTTTGGATACACAATGA
- a CDS encoding VOC family protein — protein sequence MQFNGIHHIGLLVKDSQKSLDFYTKGLGGTQIFSFPMGDSGKTIYLVDLGGNATVELIPRGTGEEEKEAHWAHVAVNTADAKAAYEKALKAGAISQSEPKEGKLGTMTVINPFVRGPDNEVIEFFQIVK from the coding sequence ATGCAATTCAACGGAATACACCACATCGGCCTTCTCGTAAAGGACAGCCAGAAAAGCCTCGATTTTTACACCAAAGGTCTGGGGGGAACCCAGATCTTCTCCTTCCCCATGGGCGACAGCGGCAAGACCATCTACCTTGTAGACTTGGGCGGCAATGCCACAGTAGAACTCATCCCCCGGGGCACAGGCGAAGAGGAGAAAGAAGCCCATTGGGCGCACGTAGCAGTCAACACTGCCGACGCCAAAGCCGCCTACGAAAAGGCCCTCAAAGCAGGAGCCATCTCGCAAAGCGAGCCCAAGGAAGGCAAGCTCGGCACAATGACGGTGATCAACCCCTTTGTGCGGGGGCCGGATAACGAGGTGATTGAGTTTTTTCAGATAGTGAAGTGA
- a CDS encoding hybrid sensor histidine kinase/response regulator, translating into MLTEYTLFIISMIIAAILMYTVGLLWFTDRVNRQVRGLFVSGIALWFWTVFSAFAMLVKDTPYYPFIYTIRIIFLSISPWCFLWFILELSGSTVLNFLPVRIICILIPFADSILLATNLIHHRIYAVYQYPIPIYGPDYIIHGVMAYSAMLFCVIFMFIYVIKNMKEKPIVLAQGLGFLLLTGVNIIYTAKIINFAHDIGPYTFFFMYILFAFSTHRSRLFNFRTHLLNSLFETNQNVMLMVDREGFISDINSAFAGVFPDFELKPKLTQVHELLDYFSSRAIWQLPNTLFDDIARKNFKGGEFAMDYGEGKQRSFSVSRQFAYSERPSYGYSIVIADISSYHSMINEINEQNQTLTSLKELAETASHAKSTFLANMSHEIRTPLNAIIGLGEMELQNELPAGTRENLRKMLGSGKVLLNIINDILDISKIESGRFELVPGEYNIPSLINDTVSMNIIRIGSKPITFKLDPDGNLPMRLWGDELRVRQILNNLLSNAFKYTREGQVEFKIGGIQEGDDYWLEASVSDSGIGIKEEDIGKLFTEYSQLDTRTNRYIEGTGLGLVICKNLAEMMNGTITVKSTYGTGSVFSVRIKQKIVDAIPLGKEGAENLRYLRFLEQGQDRRKRNLPRIRMPYARVLVVDDVDTNLDVARGMMAPYDLTIDCVASGPEAINLIQEEKNIYNALFMDHMMPGMDGIEAVKIIREIKSEYAKNIPIIALTANALVGNEDLFLRNGFQAFLPKPIDIIKLDSILNQWVRDKSKEKEQEPIQEKQEKPMPERGLFKTPLEGMDFYLGLKRFADNETTYAQVIKSYVDHTPPLLEKLKNHTDLAEYAVTAHGIKGSSYGICAEAIGKKAEELEAAAKSSDAEKVSAETAGFIASAEKLIAGLKALLPDTPAPEGKGRLPSPDKALLQKLLDADKNFDHTGMEKILAELDNYEYESNSDLIPWLKQQIEELEYDAIQDKLTALLG; encoded by the coding sequence TTGCTGACCGAATACACGCTTTTTATTATCTCAATGATCATTGCTGCTATCCTCATGTATACCGTGGGCTTGCTTTGGTTTACCGACAGGGTGAACCGGCAAGTGAGGGGCCTCTTTGTGTCAGGCATAGCGCTTTGGTTCTGGACTGTCTTTTCGGCATTTGCCATGCTGGTCAAAGATACCCCCTATTACCCTTTCATTTATACGATCAGGATAATTTTCCTGTCGATTTCGCCCTGGTGCTTCCTCTGGTTTATCCTGGAGCTTTCAGGTTCCACAGTTCTCAATTTCTTGCCGGTACGCATCATTTGCATCCTGATTCCTTTTGCGGATTCCATACTCCTTGCAACCAACCTGATACACCACAGGATTTACGCAGTATATCAATACCCTATTCCCATCTATGGCCCTGATTACATAATCCATGGCGTTATGGCCTATTCTGCCATGCTCTTCTGCGTCATTTTCATGTTTATCTATGTAATTAAAAACATGAAAGAAAAGCCCATTGTACTTGCCCAGGGACTCGGTTTTCTGCTCCTCACGGGGGTTAATATTATTTATACTGCAAAGATAATTAATTTTGCCCATGACATCGGCCCTTACACATTCTTTTTCATGTATATTCTTTTCGCATTCTCAACCCATCGTTCACGGCTGTTTAATTTCCGCACCCATTTGCTTAACAGTCTTTTTGAGACAAACCAGAATGTCATGCTCATGGTGGACAGGGAAGGGTTTATCAGTGATATAAACAGCGCTTTTGCCGGCGTCTTCCCCGATTTTGAATTAAAGCCGAAACTCACGCAGGTTCATGAATTGCTGGATTATTTTAGCTCCCGGGCTATCTGGCAGCTTCCCAATACCCTTTTTGATGATATTGCGCGGAAGAATTTCAAGGGCGGCGAATTCGCCATGGATTACGGTGAAGGGAAGCAAAGATCCTTCAGCGTATCCCGGCAATTTGCCTACTCGGAAAGGCCATCTTACGGCTATTCCATAGTAATCGCGGATATCTCAAGCTATCACTCCATGATCAACGAGATAAATGAACAGAACCAGACCCTTACCAGCTTAAAGGAGCTTGCGGAAACCGCTTCGCATGCAAAGAGCACATTCCTTGCAAACATGAGCCATGAGATCCGCACCCCCCTCAACGCCATCATAGGCCTGGGCGAAATGGAGCTGCAGAATGAACTTCCCGCAGGAACCAGAGAGAATCTGCGGAAAATGCTCGGTTCGGGGAAAGTGCTCCTCAATATCATCAACGACATACTGGACATTTCCAAAATAGAGTCGGGACGTTTTGAGCTGGTTCCCGGGGAATACAATATCCCCAGCCTTATCAACGACACGGTGAGCATGAATATCATCCGCATTGGATCGAAGCCTATTACGTTTAAGCTTGATCCGGACGGGAATTTGCCCATGAGGCTTTGGGGCGATGAACTAAGGGTAAGGCAGATACTCAATAATCTTCTTTCCAATGCCTTTAAATACACCCGCGAAGGCCAGGTAGAATTCAAAATAGGCGGGATACAGGAAGGGGACGATTACTGGCTCGAAGCATCGGTAAGCGACTCCGGCATAGGAATAAAAGAAGAGGACATAGGCAAACTTTTTACCGAATACAGCCAGCTTGATACCAGGACCAACCGCTACATTGAAGGCACAGGCCTGGGCCTTGTTATTTGCAAGAACCTCGCAGAAATGATGAATGGCACTATTACTGTTAAAAGCACCTATGGTACGGGGAGCGTTTTCTCTGTCAGGATTAAGCAAAAGATCGTTGACGCCATCCCCCTGGGGAAGGAAGGCGCGGAGAATCTGCGTTATCTCCGCTTCCTTGAACAGGGGCAGGACAGGCGCAAGCGAAACCTCCCCAGGATTCGCATGCCTTACGCAAGGGTGCTGGTCGTGGACGATGTGGATACCAACCTCGATGTAGCCCGTGGCATGATGGCCCCCTATGATCTTACGATTGACTGCGTAGCCTCAGGCCCTGAAGCTATCAACCTGATACAAGAAGAAAAAAACATATACAACGCACTATTCATGGATCACATGATGCCCGGCATGGATGGCATAGAAGCAGTAAAGATCATACGGGAGATAAAATCCGAATATGCCAAAAACATACCGATTATAGCCCTCACCGCAAATGCCCTGGTGGGAAACGAAGACCTGTTTTTGCGAAACGGATTTCAGGCTTTCCTGCCAAAACCCATAGACATCATCAAGCTGGATTCGATCCTAAACCAGTGGGTACGGGACAAGTCAAAAGAAAAGGAGCAAGAGCCCATCCAAGAAAAGCAGGAGAAACCCATGCCGGAAAGGGGCTTGTTCAAAACTCCCCTTGAAGGCATGGACTTCTATCTCGGCCTCAAACGCTTTGCCGACAATGAGACTACTTATGCCCAGGTGATCAAATCCTATGTGGATCATACCCCGCCGCTGCTGGAAAAACTGAAGAACCATACCGACCTTGCGGAATACGCTGTCACAGCCCATGGCATCAAGGGCTCAAGCTACGGTATCTGCGCCGAGGCCATAGGCAAAAAAGCCGAAGAGCTTGAAGCGGCAGCCAAATCCAGTGACGCAGAAAAAGTCTCCGCCGAAACCGCAGGCTTTATCGCCTCGGCAGAAAAACTCATAGCCGGGCTCAAAGCCCTCCTCCCCGACACCCCTGCCCCCGAAGGCAAAGGCCGCCTCCCCTCCCCTGACAAAGCCCTGCTCCAAAAACTCCTCGATGCGGACAAAAACTTTGACCATACAGGAATGGAGAAGATCCTCGCGGAACTTGATAATTACGAATACGAGTCCAACTCAGACCTCATCCCCTGGCTCAAACAGCAGATTGAGGAATTGGAATATGACGCAATACAGGACAAATTGACCGCGTTGCTGGGATAA
- a CDS encoding putative PEP-binding protein, translating to MDNRIHFFSQIDVIPKKIESEKLGIRGRQANEFAELGFPILPGFILDTDIASGLKVAEVKKDIKSLLDKCAGIVGKKYGDAENPMLVKVVISSNLVVTNYPTLHNFGLAKTTIKGFANWVGKDFAAHEVLFLVRGMLKIEERIKELEDNTKALEEITGVLRSLDDALGIHGPSNELASEKKAKVVKVVPKSAEDYMEDYAKYFPKGFFDSAEEQLLLTLSEISRMFQMDDQNDNDTALMIAPMVYGNYGKDSCSGDFFSRNVVTGDNKLQGKFFRGKFNEIGASGQDISKVGDKHLKELQKIARILEDKFKEIRQVRFTIEKDKLWLIEQRQVAQKSTQSDIRLLLDLAKRKVVNNAYVVKSIEPLRLNEILHPIIDPDSVKGFKSWKGGIAGAPGAAIGRVYFTTDSLLEAKKLAIQKGEDSRCILVAESSFAEDVKAIEVSTGVLTAEGGYSAHASVVARQYGKVSLVAPDLKIKGKKASLGSFAFSEGDYITLQVPFYGESMVYSGTATLIEPDPEESGLLDFIAISKTFIKKFNVRCNADTPRDAALALSFGADGVGLCRTEHMFFKAERINVFREMLLSTNPKERQKALDKLQVMQREDFYGIMKAMAGKEVTIRLLDSPLHEFMPHNDDETAGLIAHMQKSKKVKISKAEIAASVEALHEFNPMLGHRGCRIAVSYPEIYAMQIRAIFEAAYKLRSEGVDAQPEIMVPIVMNASELKLIAYGKKIEGNNYVGIVDIEEELRKSKKAKPVEYSIGTMIELPAAALGAGEIAKYGRFFSFGTNDLTQTTLGISRDDFTAFMPDYTLFDLIVGNPFSTLDSRVKELIALATERGRLTRPDLVCGLCGEHGANPANVRFCMEAGLNYVSCSPYSVPIALLAVAQAELEKAGA from the coding sequence ATGGATAACAGAATACATTTTTTTAGCCAAATAGATGTCATCCCCAAGAAGATCGAAAGCGAGAAATTGGGGATTCGCGGGCGCCAGGCCAACGAATTTGCGGAATTGGGCTTTCCCATTCTGCCCGGCTTTATTCTTGATACGGATATTGCTTCGGGGTTAAAAGTTGCCGAGGTCAAAAAAGATATAAAATCCCTGCTGGACAAATGCGCGGGCATAGTGGGAAAGAAGTATGGGGACGCAGAAAACCCCATGCTGGTCAAAGTGGTTATATCCTCAAACCTGGTTGTAACAAACTATCCGACCCTCCACAACTTCGGCCTTGCAAAAACCACCATCAAGGGTTTTGCCAACTGGGTAGGCAAGGATTTTGCAGCCCACGAAGTGCTTTTCCTTGTCCGGGGAATGCTCAAGATTGAAGAGCGCATCAAGGAGCTTGAAGACAATACCAAAGCCCTTGAAGAAATCACCGGAGTTCTGCGCAGCCTGGACGATGCCCTTGGCATCCACGGCCCGTCAAATGAGCTTGCGAGCGAGAAAAAAGCCAAGGTCGTTAAAGTTGTTCCCAAATCCGCAGAAGATTATATGGAAGACTACGCCAAGTACTTCCCCAAGGGTTTCTTCGACAGCGCCGAAGAACAGCTTCTCCTTACGCTGAGCGAAATTTCCCGCATGTTCCAAATGGACGATCAGAACGACAACGATACCGCCCTCATGATCGCCCCCATGGTCTATGGGAACTATGGCAAGGATTCCTGCTCCGGCGACTTTTTCAGCCGCAATGTGGTTACCGGGGACAATAAGCTTCAGGGCAAATTTTTCCGGGGCAAGTTCAACGAGATTGGGGCTTCGGGCCAGGATATTTCCAAGGTCGGCGACAAGCACCTCAAGGAACTCCAGAAAATTGCCCGGATACTTGAAGACAAGTTCAAGGAAATCCGCCAGGTCCGCTTTACCATAGAGAAAGACAAGCTCTGGCTGATTGAACAGCGCCAAGTGGCCCAGAAATCCACCCAGTCCGACATCAGGCTCCTTCTGGATCTTGCCAAACGCAAGGTGGTGAACAACGCCTATGTGGTCAAATCCATCGAGCCTCTCAGGCTCAATGAAATTCTCCACCCCATTATTGATCCTGACAGCGTCAAAGGCTTCAAATCGTGGAAGGGCGGCATAGCAGGCGCCCCGGGAGCTGCCATAGGCCGGGTATATTTTACCACCGATTCCCTCCTGGAAGCCAAGAAACTGGCTATCCAAAAGGGCGAGGATAGCCGTTGCATTCTGGTAGCCGAATCTTCCTTTGCCGAAGATGTCAAAGCCATCGAAGTAAGTACCGGAGTGCTCACCGCGGAAGGGGGCTATTCAGCCCACGCCTCGGTAGTTGCCCGGCAATATGGAAAAGTATCCCTGGTGGCTCCTGATCTCAAAATCAAGGGAAAGAAAGCCAGCCTGGGAAGCTTTGCATTCTCCGAGGGCGATTATATCACCCTTCAGGTGCCTTTCTACGGTGAGTCCATGGTCTACTCGGGAACCGCAACCCTTATCGAGCCTGATCCCGAAGAGTCGGGCCTTCTGGACTTTATTGCCATATCCAAGACCTTCATTAAGAAATTCAATGTGCGCTGCAATGCGGACACTCCCCGCGACGCTGCCCTGGCTCTGAGCTTCGGCGCAGACGGCGTGGGCCTTTGCCGCACCGAGCACATGTTCTTCAAGGCCGAGCGCATCAACGTGTTCCGCGAGATGCTCCTTTCTACCAATCCCAAGGAGAGGCAGAAAGCCCTGGACAAGCTTCAGGTTATGCAGCGGGAAGATTTTTATGGCATCATGAAGGCCATGGCAGGGAAAGAGGTTACCATAAGGCTCCTCGATTCGCCTCTCCATGAATTTATGCCCCACAACGATGATGAAACAGCGGGCCTCATTGCCCACATGCAAAAGTCCAAGAAGGTGAAGATTTCCAAAGCGGAAATCGCCGCCAGTGTGGAAGCTCTTCACGAGTTTAACCCCATGCTGGGCCACCGGGGCTGCCGCATTGCTGTTTCTTACCCTGAGATCTACGCTATGCAGATTAGGGCCATCTTCGAAGCAGCCTACAAGCTCCGCTCCGAAGGCGTGGACGCCCAGCCTGAAATCATGGTTCCCATCGTGATGAATGCGTCGGAACTCAAGTTGATTGCCTATGGCAAGAAGATCGAAGGCAACAATTATGTGGGCATCGTGGATATCGAAGAAGAACTTCGCAAGTCCAAGAAAGCAAAGCCTGTAGAGTATTCCATAGGCACCATGATTGAGCTGCCTGCCGCGGCCCTCGGGGCCGGGGAAATCGCCAAGTACGGCCGTTTCTTCAGCTTTGGCACCAACGACCTTACCCAGACTACTCTGGGTATCTCCCGCGACGACTTCACCGCCTTCATGCCCGACTATACTCTCTTCGACCTCATCGTGGGCAATCCCTTCAGCACCCTGGATTCCCGGGTGAAGGAACTGATTGCCCTGGCTACCGAGCGCGGCCGCCTTACAAGGCCCGACCTCGTATGCGGTCTCTGCGGCGAACACGGCGCCAACCCCGCCAACGTAAGGTTCTGCATGGAAGCCGGCCTCAACTATGTTTCCTGCTCCCCCTACTCGGTGCCCATCGCCTTATTGGCAGTGGCCCAGGCGGAATTGGAGAAGGCCGGGGCGTAA
- the cfpA gene encoding cytoplasmic filament protein CfpA, translating into MGAIDLPKSPNVFHPEKPSAVGSRNSLAQEYRDQQNEVNQLLEEETNKVIHHLTARLPKDVLERLDVMGGLKEKLYNYFNQNYQNMFNRYMVTSEDEMVKKVRNFIDKEETKVLARYTPKEIADLLDAVGGADKFNTGEIEKSMVNMYGHLQGHIQRGVNELETHTNSILRQKTDTGAFVRGENAYSIVKCAFKDNLSKPKTVSDVKLSVNILDSELISPIFHYQVTVEYLIKDLLGKHIVDSIDHAIESVKDERVDQGLEEFSDSEILFSKIGQVESFTDDKIDDPKSKRYSIVAKTIMEKINDLRAEIDPESFDQMNIRENIKKIVDIENIRNRGFNTAINSITSILDTSKMGYQYIENLKNAREVNIREYEDTDVANLPDERYQIKLRYFDNAQLNEDRKAYDVQMKSFETEVQHIWDILEVIYQDSKSSFKVNDFDDLAKKVKPRVQKLIKSKTGEPLYEDIAKVWDEISFIRAGETEVERSNRTYIYEKDRIRQRIILMRNKMKQMYDYLYPIERRVMEDRLSFLEREYYRFEYAINPYHLQPGILLDVDITSIKRKKATLDAMANVLNEFLHGVSKGFQDAAFASFSRRRSTVREDINQSFSSTSDDKPAAENAYLDVLNSDSPASVTEAKPKAIAAPAKRGRKPGKSGAVDAKPGRRGQKAADSGAALKEV; encoded by the coding sequence ATGGGAGCCATTGACCTGCCCAAGAGCCCTAACGTGTTCCATCCTGAGAAGCCCAGCGCCGTAGGGTCGCGGAACTCATTAGCACAGGAATACCGGGATCAGCAGAATGAAGTTAACCAACTTCTGGAAGAGGAGACCAACAAGGTCATCCATCATTTAACCGCCCGCCTGCCCAAGGACGTTCTCGAACGCCTTGATGTAATGGGCGGCCTCAAAGAGAAGTTGTACAACTACTTCAACCAGAATTATCAGAACATGTTCAATCGTTACATGGTAACGAGTGAAGATGAGATGGTGAAGAAGGTGAGGAACTTTATCGACAAGGAAGAAACCAAAGTCCTTGCCCGGTATACCCCCAAAGAGATTGCCGACCTCCTCGACGCCGTTGGCGGCGCCGACAAGTTCAACACCGGTGAAATCGAAAAATCAATGGTCAACATGTACGGCCACCTTCAGGGTCATATCCAGAGGGGCGTCAATGAGCTGGAAACCCATACCAATAGCATACTCCGTCAAAAGACCGATACCGGTGCCTTTGTCCGGGGCGAGAACGCCTATTCCATCGTGAAATGCGCATTCAAGGACAACCTTTCCAAGCCCAAGACCGTTTCCGATGTAAAACTCTCGGTCAACATCCTTGACTCGGAACTTATTTCCCCTATTTTCCACTACCAGGTAACTGTCGAATATCTCATCAAGGATCTCCTCGGCAAGCATATTGTGGATTCCATTGACCATGCCATCGAAAGCGTCAAAGACGAAAGGGTGGATCAGGGCCTCGAAGAATTCTCGGACAGCGAGATCCTCTTCAGCAAGATCGGACAGGTCGAGAGCTTCACTGATGACAAGATTGACGATCCCAAATCGAAGCGTTATTCCATCGTGGCCAAAACCATTATGGAAAAGATCAATGACCTTAGGGCCGAAATCGACCCCGAGAGTTTCGATCAGATGAATATTCGGGAAAACATCAAGAAGATTGTGGACATCGAGAATATCCGCAACCGGGGCTTCAATACCGCCATCAACTCCATTACCTCCATTCTGGACACATCCAAGATGGGCTATCAGTACATCGAAAACCTCAAGAACGCCCGTGAAGTCAACATCCGGGAATATGAGGACACTGATGTGGCGAACCTCCCCGACGAGCGCTATCAGATTAAGCTCCGCTATTTCGACAATGCCCAGCTTAACGAAGATCGCAAAGCCTATGATGTGCAGATGAAGAGCTTCGAAACCGAAGTCCAGCACATCTGGGACATACTCGAAGTCATCTACCAGGATTCCAAATCTTCCTTCAAGGTCAACGACTTTGACGATCTGGCCAAAAAGGTTAAGCCCCGGGTGCAGAAACTCATCAAATCCAAGACCGGCGAGCCCCTGTACGAAGACATTGCCAAGGTATGGGACGAGATTTCCTTTATCAGGGCCGGTGAAACCGAAGTGGAACGCTCCAACCGCACCTACATTTACGAAAAAGACAGGATCCGCCAGCGGATTATCCTTATGCGTAACAAGATGAAGCAAATGTACGATTATCTTTATCCCATCGAAAGAAGGGTTATGGAAGATCGCCTCTCCTTCCTGGAGAGGGAGTACTATCGCTTCGAATACGCGATCAATCCCTACCATCTGCAGCCGGGTATTCTTTTGGACGTGGATATTACTTCCATCAAGAGGAAGAAGGCGACCCTCGACGCTATGGCGAACGTGCTCAACGAGTTCCTCCATGGTGTATCCAAGGGCTTCCAGGATGCAGCTTTTGCATCCTTCAGCCGCCGCCGGTCAACGGTACGGGAAGACATTAACCAGTCCTTCTCCTCCACATCGGATGACAAGCCTGCTGCCGAAAACGCGTACCTGGATGTGCTCAATTCTGATAGCCCTGCCAGCGTGACCGAGGCTAAGCCTAAGGCTATTGCGGCCCCTGCCAAGAGGGGTCGGAAGCCAGGCAAGAGCGGAGCAGTTGATGCCAAGCCTGGACGCCGAGGGCAGAAAGCCGCGGACAGTGGCGCAGCCCTTAAAGAAGTATAA